The Gloeobacter morelensis MG652769 genome contains the following window.
AAATAGGCAAAATCCCATTGCCTGCTCGCGCTCGGCGTGGTGGCCGGGGGGGCGGGCGAGCACCCAGGCGGGTTCGCCCGTGCGGATCACCGCATCGACGCCATCCAGCCAACCGCCTGCCGCGAGCGAAGCCACCTCGAAGCTCTCGGCGCTCACCGTCGTATCGGGATCGAGCGAACCGCCGCCGGCCCTGCAGACCTGTTCGACCGTCTCGACCAGTTCGGCGCTGTGAACCCAGAGCAACTGCTCGCGGGTGGCCCGGCGCGGCTCCTGCCAGGTAAGGGACGCAGCGAGCGGCGAGCGGCGCAGGCGCTCGACAATCGCCGCAAGCCGCTCGGGCCGCTCAGGGTGCATCGCCCCGGTGCGGTGCTCCAGAAAACGGTCGGTGTAGATGACCGGCAGCACAGTGTCCTTACCTGGTAATTTGCAGGCTAGGACCGCATTATAACGGTCGGATCGCCGCCTGAGCCGCCTTGTCGCTGGCGGTTTCAGCCGCCAATCTCGAAGCGCGCCCCCACCCGAAAGGTTGTCCCCGGCGCCGGTGCGCCGTCTTGGTACTCGTACTGGGTATCGAAGATGTTGAAGACACTGCCCGTCAGGATCACTTGTGGGGTGATCGGAAACTCGGTATTGAGATCGAGGGTGAACCAGGCCGGAACAAAGTCAAGGGAGTTGATGCGCCGTTTGCCGCCGTCGTAGCGGCCGACGAGGCTCGCGAGCATGCCCTGGTTGCGGTAGAGCAGGTTGAAGATGACGTTGTTGAAGGGGATATCCGGCACCTGGTACTGGTAGAAGTATGGAAACTGGGTGGAATTGATGCTGTCCACCGAGCCGAAGGGGCGGGCGTCGGTGTTCGTCCAACTCACCCGCAGGCGCACCTGGTCTGAGATTCCCCAGTCGCCGGTCATTTCGATGCCGGTCGCGAGTTGACCGTCCAGGTTGACTGTCTGAGTGAGAATCGGAAAGCGCTGGGGATCCTGGCCGAAGGAGCCGTCGTTGAGCACCTGCAGCGTGCCGAAGACGCCATCCAGGTAGGTGCTGAAGTAGGTGAAGCGCACCCCCAGGTTGTTGGCCGGGGTGAAGTCGAGGCCGACATCGTACGTGACGCCCGTCTCCGGTCTCAAGTTGGGGTTGCCGAGGCTGCCCGCGCCCGCGACGTTGATGGCGCTCAGGTTCGGGGCGTTGAAGACGTAGGACCAGTTGGCCCGCAGTGAAACCGTGCGGTCGGGGGTAAAGCGAATCCCCGCCGCCGGGGTGAGCAGTTCACCGAACGCCGAATTGCTCGTGTAGCGCAAGCCGGCGTTGACTTTGAGCTGGTCGCTGAAGCTGATGTCGTCGATGAGAAAGGCCGAGTAGCGGGCGATGGCCTGATCAAAAAAGGGGATGGCACCCACCTGCTGCTGGTAGCTGCGGTCCTCGGTGAAGTTCAAACCGAAGGATAGATCCTGCCCCGGCGAGAGCTTGGTGGTGAGGGAGGTCTGCACCTCGATTTTATCGGACTGGAAGTACGGCTGGCTGGTGGCACCGGCCGTAAAGCCCCCCGGTGTGCCGGGGATGCGGCGCGGTCCGAGGGCAATTTGCAGATTGCTGTCGTAGTAGTAGGGCCGGGGTACCCAGGAATTGCCCGTCAGCCGGTAGTAGTAGGCGTAGCTATTGATCGAAGTCGTGGGGTTCACCTCGTGATCCCACAGCACTGCCACTTCGGTCTGGGCGGTGTTGGTCTGGGTGAGACCGCCCGCGGATACCGAGGCGGCCCGCTCGATGCCGTAGGCGTTACCCGGGGTGAAGGGAATGCCGCTCAAGCTGCTGCTGTAGGGAAAAACGCGCTGGCCGGAGGCGATCCAGCTGCTGGGGGTAAGGACGATATAGCGCTGGGGATCGCAAGGCAGCGGATTGCCCTGGCTGTCGAGCGGCTGGATGCGTTGCCCGGCGAAGACCGGGTTGAGGGCAGCGCTGGCGTTGCCCGCGCAGACCGCGTCGGAAAAGAGTCCCGGCCCTGAAGAGATATATTTGCGGTTTTGCTGGTTGAGGCGGGCGGTGATCCGATTGACCGGATCGGGTTTGAAGACGAGTTTGGCCGAGTAGGAGTCGCTCGCGGCCCCGGCTTCGTTGGGGGTCAGACGGCCGCTAATCTGGACGGGCGGCCCGACCTCGGGCTTGAGAAACCCGTACAGGTCGATAGGGCCGCTGTTGACCGGATCGTTGGTGCCCGCACCATTGAGGTTGAAGGAGTTGGGACCGTTGGTGCCGGCGTTGGGATAGCTGTTGGCTGAGAAGAGATTGAAGTCGATCGGTTCCGGTCGGCCGATTGAAGGGTCCGCCGGAATCGAGGTGGTCGGCAAAGCCGCGTTGGGGTTGTTGGTCGGCCCATAAAACTGGGCAGTGTTTGGAAGGGTGTAGCGAAAGGGATAGTCGTTCTGGGAAGTGACCCCGGCGTAGGTGAGATTGAAGCTGAACACGTCGTCGCCGCCGCCGTACTTGGCCACGTAGCGGTTGAAGCCGTAGCTGCCGGTCTCGTACTGCAAGGTTAATTTAGGCGGCCCTTTGGGAGTCTCGGTGATCAAATTGATCACACCGCCCACCGATCCGGAGCCGTAGCGCAGGGTCGCTCCGCCGGTGAGCACTTCGATGCGCTCTAGATCTTCGCCCTGATAGCCGAAGATGTCGCTGCGGCCGTTGGAGGAGCGCGTCAGCGACAGACCGTCGCGCAACGCTTGAAAGCGCTGGTCGTTGAAGCCGCGCAGGTAGGTCTCGCCGATGCCGCGCACGCCGCCAAGCGACGGTGCCGCCTGAAAACCCGGCACCAGCACCAGGCTGTCGGTGACCGTCGTGGAGCCGACCGCTTTAAAATCTTCTTTTTTGACGCTGTAAACCGTGGCGGTAACGTCGCGCTGGCGCACGGCCCGCCGGGTGGCCGTCACCGAGACTTCGTCGAGAAAGTTCTCATCGTCCGCCGGTGTCTCCCCCTGGGCGGTGGCGGGCTCCCCAGCCGCCGGGGCTGCAGGGGTCGGGGCGGCTTGACTCACGACCGGTTGCGTCCAGTTCCACAGGGGCGGCTGGGTCTTGAGATCCGCTGCCTGCCCTGCTGCCATATCCAACAGCTCCCGTGCCGATTGCACCGTCAAAGCCGGGGCCGAGCGCGCCACCGCCTGGGGGGGCAGACCGGCAACTTGCCCAGCCGGAACCGCCTGTACCGGAACCCCAGCCGCGGCGATGAGTAACGCCCCAAGGCAAACTTGTCGTCCAGTTTTCAACGACAATGGACGCCATTGTTGCTCGTGTTTATGCATGCTAAGCTCCTCACGAACCGTGGCCGATACTTTCGCGCATCGGCACAGATCCGCGCACCAAGTTTGGTAAAGATCTACAGTGATTTTTGGCTAAGGAATGTTTAAGACAAACACTCTGAATAGATTTTTTTGAAGGAACTTCCACCTACTCATCAGTCAGCTTCACACCCCAAGGCGCTTTTTAAGTGACGACAGCAAGCTCTTAAACTCAGGCAGAAATATGGCCTCAGCCCCAGGAAGCTGGTAGCAACTACAGAAACAGTGGCTAAGTTTGTTGCGCAAGAAGTGCAATTGGTAGCAATCGAATCATATTTGCCAAATATTGGGTAACCTAGATACCAAATTATTGGCCGGTTTGCTCCGATGGCGTTACCTCGTCCGTAGCGGCGCGCCGTTGTCGTTCGAAAGCAGGAATTTCATATTGGTAGAGTTGCTCTGCATCGGCAGGTTGCCTGCTTTCCCCCCGCGCAGGGGGAAAGCAGGCAACTTAACCACGTGTCGACTAGCGCGGCCCGGCGATGCGCCAGTTCAGGTCGGCCACCGGGGTGAGGACCACCGACGAAGAGAAGGCGGTGCCGTTCATGATCCAGACGCTGTTGGCACCGCTGGCCTTGTTGCGCCAGAGAATGTCCGGCTTGCCGTCGCCCGAAAAGTCGGCAGCCCCGCCAATTTGCCAGTTGAGATCGCCCACAGAACTGAGGGCCACCGACGAAGAGAAGGCGGTGCCGTTCATGATCCAGACGCTGTTGGCACCGCTGGCCTTGTTGCGCCAGAGGATATCCGGCTTGCCATCGCCCGAAAAGTCGGCGGCGGCGGCGATTTCCCAGTTGAGATCGCCCACGGAGCTGATTGCCACTGACGATGAGAAAGCAGTGCCGTTCATGATCCAGACGCTGTTGGCTCCGGTAGCCTTGTTGCGCCAGAGGATATCCGGCTTGCCGTCGCCCGAAAAATCCCCCGTGCCGACGATCTGCCAGTTCGGATCGCTGACGGGGCTGATCGTCACCGTCGAAGAGAGGGCCGTGCCGTTCATGATCCAGACCGTGTTTTGGCCGGTAGCGCCGTTGCGCCAGACGATGTCGGTCTTGCCGTCGGCGGTAAAGTCGGAGGCTCCGCCGATGGTCCAGTTGCGATCGCCCACCGAAGTGAGCGCCACCGAAGAAGAGAAAGTCGTGCCGTTCATCCGCCAGACGGTGTTGGCTCCTGTTGCACCGTTGCGCCAGAGGATATCCGCTTTGCCGTCGCCGGAGAAGTCGCCTCGCACCAGGCCGCCGGCCACCGGCGCCTGCAAAGCGCGCAAGGCCATGACGATGCCGAAGCCGGAGTCGCGATCGACGCCTGCGGCCATGTTGTCGAGGGTGGTGGTAGTGAGGACCGAGCGCACCTGATCGAGGGTGATGGTCGGGCGCAGGGACTTGAGCAGAGCGGCGATCGCCGCGGCGTGGGGGGCGGCGGCGGAGGTGCCGAAGAAAGGGTTCAATCCACTGTTGGGAGGCAGGGTGGTGACCACCCCGTCGGCGGCGGCGATATCGGGTTTTTGGCGCACCGCCCCGCCGGTGGCCAGGACGTTGCCGGGGGTGATCGCACTGCCGTCGGCGTTGTAGAAGACGCGGCGCGGCCCGTCGGAGCTGAAATCTTCGACCGGGTTGGCTGCCCCGCCGGTGAAGGCTCCACCTGACGCCGTGGCGACAGGTACCGCCGCGACCGAGAAAGCTTTGACCGCAGCACTGTGGCCCTTAGTGCGGCCGGTGGTGCCGATAGCGAGCAACCCCCGTCCGACATTGAGATGCAAGTAGCGCGGCTCACCGTCTTCGAGCGCCACCACCAACAACTCGCCCGGGAAGACGTCGGCGGCCTCGATCGGATCTTGGGTGCCGGTTTGTTCGTCATCGGAGAAGGCTTCCACGAACTGCCCTGAAGGATCGAGGATGTACAGGTTGTAGTCGTTTGCCGAGGCACCGAGCGGGTCGGACCAGAACAAAAAGGCCGTCTCCGCAGACGAAGCGATCTGCTGGTTGACAGTGCTGCCGTTGAAGCTGTGAACAATTCCGGACTCCACACCATCAAGCAGCAAAACAAAGCCGGAATCGACGAAGTTGCCCTCCCAGACGCTCGAAGTACCGCTGGTGAGGTTGCCGGAATTACCTGCCGAAGAAAAGTAAGCGACCCCGGCGGCGGTCACTTCGTTGACGGCCTGGGCGATGGGCGCATCTTGAAAGGGCGATTCGTTCAAGTACTCGACATCATCGACGATCACCGTACAGCCGGCATTTTTGAGAGCGATGATATTTTCAGCGAAGCCCTCAGCCGACTCAAAGGCCGTGGCGAAGTACAGCTGTGCGCCGGGGGCGAGGTCGTGGACAATTTGCAGCATTGCCCGACCCTCGTCGGAGCCGGAGCTGCATCCAGGATCCTCCTGCAGCACGGTGACCCCGGCGGCGGGCAGATCCCCGGAGGCGATGTCGGCCGCCGCCGCGCCCTGGCAGTTGTAGCTGTCGGAGAGCACGCCGATTTTGATCCCGGTGCCGTTGACACCGAAGGTGCTGCGGGCAGTATCCGCCGTATGGGCCTTGTCCCCTTCAGAGGTCACCGAACCGACATTGAGCACAGGAGCGTCTTCGGGCAGGTTCTGGGCGGCCAGGCGGATCTGCTCGGGCAACAACTGCTTCACCCGCTCGATGCGGCGGGCGAGCGATAGCGAATCCTGCGGTGAGCGGGGATTGCCCTTGTTCAATTGGGCTTTGGCGGCGCGGCGAATAAATGTAACTTCGCTTAGGGCGGCCAGTTCCTCCAAGCGGGCCAGCGGCACCCAGGCGCGCACAGCACGGTAGCGCGGCACGCTCTTGCGGACGCTGCCGCCCAGCGATTCGATCTTGGCGAGCAGGGCGGGGGAGATCTGCGCTTTGACGTCGACCAGCGCTCTCTGGGCGCTGTCGCGCTCGATATCGAGGCGCAACGGACCTACCCCCTGGGCAAATGATTCGCCCCGCTGCTGCTTGAGGGCGTAGAGCAACTGCGAATCGATCTTGCGCTGGGTGGGGGTGCGGCGGGCCTTCTCGCGCATCAGCGCTTCGATCTGGCGTTTGGCGTTTTCGCCGATTTTGATCTCGCCGGTCGGAGCGGCCACTGCCGGAACGGCGGCACCGAGCAGCGCTTGCAGACACAAAGTTGCCGAAATCAGGCGGCGCACGATGCCGCCGTAGCGTTGGGTCACGGAATGATTTGCCATTGGAAATTTCCTGTGAGCAATAGGGAAAACAAAGGAGGTCGACGAACCCGTCCAAAGTAGGGATTTTTTGCATGGTGCCACCGCACCGGGCGCAGCGGCGATAAGCACGGTACTACCGATGGTCCGTTGGTAGATAGGGCCCACCAATACCCAATAAAGTGATTAGAACCGGTCTGACACTTTTAGATAGGCTGGTGGGGACCAAAAATTAAGCCACAGCGGCGTCGATTTTTAATTGAGGATGGCGCCGTCCATCAGCCGGTCGAGCCGACCGGCAAGCTCGGCGCGCAACAGTGGATGGGCGGTCAGCTCCGGATCGCGCTCAATGAGCGATTGGGCCTCGCGGCGGGCGAGTTCCAGGCTGTCCTGGTCTTCGACCAGCGACGAGAGCACCATGTCCGGCAGCCCCGATTGGCGCGTACCCATCACCTCGCCGGGGCCGCGCAGGCGCAGGTCCATCTCGGCGATCAAAAAGCCGTCGTTCGATTGTTCGAGCACCCGCAGCCGCTGCAGAGCCGATTCGGTCCTGGTGGCGCTCATCAACAGGCAAAAGCTCTGGTTCGCCCCCCGACCCACCCGGCCGCGCAACTGGTGCAACTGGGCAAGTCCGAAGCGCTCGGCGTGCTCGATGAGCATCACCGTGGCGTTGGGCACATCGACACCGACTTCGACGACGGTTGTCGAGACGAGGAGGTCGAGTTCGTGCCGCCGAAAGGCGCCGATCACCGCTTCTTTTTCCTCAGATTTGAGCCGTCCGTGCAACAGTCCCAGGCGAAATTCCGCAAAGATTTTTTCTTTGAGGCGTTCGTGCTCTTCGATGGCCGATCGCAAGTCGACTTTTTCGGATTCTTCGATGAGCGGCAGCACGATGTAGACTTGGCGGCCTTCGAGGATCTGGCGGCGGATCAGTTCATTCACCTGGGTGCGCTCGGAGGGGGTGACGACGGTGGTACGCACGGGTTTGCGCCCCGGCGGCAACTCGTCGATTTGCGAGACGTCCAGATCGCCGTGCAGCGTGAGCGCCAGGGTGCGCGGGATCGGTGTCGCGGTCATGGTGAGCAGGTCCGGGTTGCGGCCTTTGTTTTGCAAGCGGGCGCGCTGGCCGACCCCAAAGCGGTGCTGCTCGTCGATCACCACCAGGCCCAGATTGGCGAACTGCACCCCGTCTTGAATCAGGGCGTGGGTGCCCACCACCACGTTCAATTCGCCTGTGGCCAGTTGCCTGAGCACATCGCGTCGGCGGGCGGCGCGCACCGAACCGGTGACGAGTTCCACCGGCAGGTGCAGCTGCGAAAGCCAGTGCACGAGTTTTTGATAGTGCTGCTCGGCCAGGACTTCGGTGGGGGCCATCAGGGCGGTCTGGTAGCCCGACTGCAGGGCGGTGAGCATGGCGACCACCGCCACCACCGTCTTGCCGGAACCGACGTCCCCCTGGATCAGCCGATTCATCGGCTCGGGAGATTCGAGATCGGCCAGCACCTCCTCGACCACCCGCTTCTGGGCGCCCGTAAAGGCAAAGGGCAAAAGCTGATAAAACTGCTCGATCAGTTCGCCGCGGGTGCGAAAGGCGATGCCCGCACTCTGGCGCTTCTGGCGGTGACGGCGCTGCAGCAGGCCCAACTGCAAAAAGAAAAATTCGTCGAACACCAGTCGCCGCCGGGCCTGAAGCTTGTGTTCGGCGCTCTCGGGGTAATGGACCGCCCGGATCGCTCCCGGTAGGTCCAATAGACCCAGCGATGTGCGGACAGCAGCCGGTAGCGGGTCCGCGAAGGCGGTGGCGAAGGGCAATGCGGCCTTGACCGCCCGGCGCACCACCCCCGCCCCCACCCCTTCGGCGAGCGGATAGACCGGCACGATCTTGGTGAGATTCTGCAGATCCTCGCCTTCGTCCAGCACCTCCAGCTGCGGCTCCTGCAAGGTCAGCCCGGTGGTGGAGCGTTTGACCAGGCCGCTTGCGGCCACCGTCGCCCCGCGCGGGTATTGCTTCATCTGGGCTTCCTGCCAGCCGCGGTGGGTAAAGCGCGTCCCGGCAAAAAACTGCGACAGCTGCATCTGGCCGGTGCCGTCGCCCAGGGTGAGGGTAAAAATCGACAGTTTGTGGTTGCGGGGGCTCGTAAAGCAGCGGCAGCGGCGCACCTGGCCGAGTACAGTGACCATTTCGCCCGGTTGGCAGACTTTGATCGTCGTGCGGTTGCTGTAATCGAGGTAGTCGCGCGGGTAGTAGCGCAGCACCTGGCCGACGGTGGCGAGACCCAATTTTTCGAGCTGGGCTGCCAGTTTCGGCCCGATGCCCGCCAATTTGGTCACCGGCTGCTCCAGAATTGCCGCTTGCGGTGGTGGGGTAGGTCTACCGTTGGAGCGCTCCGGTGCGGGGGCTTCCAGAGAACGGCGGATCCGGTGCAAAAACCGCCGGGTCTCGGCCACCAGATGGGCTCGCGCGGCGTTTTCCAAGTCGTTGTAGCGAGCGTACCGCACCCCCAGTTCTTGCCAGCGGCGGGCTGTGTCTTTGTCCTCCAGGCCGTCGGGCACAGTGGCGAGCGTTTCGTTCAAGAATTCCGCAAAATACTGGCGGGAGCCTTTGAGGTTCACAAAGCCGCGGTCGGCCTCCGCGGCCAGGGCGCGGTGGAGACGCTGGAGCAGTTCGGCGAACGCTTCGGTGTGCGACACAGCTGCTATTGTAGGACCGCCCGGGAGAATTCGCCTGTGTGGCGCTAGATGTGGTGTGAACGACACAGCAGCAAAAGGGTGGCAGGACTTCGGCTGGAGCGTCTGGTCAGGCAGCTATGCGCTTGTAGTTTGCAAGATCGGCTTTGATACCAAGCCGAGCAAGCATCTCTTGCGGGTTGAGGCGCATACGCTCATGCATAGCCACAACTGCGGCCCGCGCGCGCTCAATGGCCTCCGCGCTTTCCCACTCGACGATGGTGACGAAGTTGAATTCGCCAGGGCCGGCTGACTGCTCCAATACAAAATCCTGAATGAAACCAGGTTGAGCCTTAAGCAATTCGTGGGTATTGCGAACCTGCGCCAGAAATTCGTCGCGCGCTGCATCGGGAACAACGAACTTGTCGACTCGATAGATTCGCCGGGACAATGATGAAACGTCGTATTGGGTCATTTTTTGTCCTCAACGAGGGCAAGAACACTTACAATTTTGCCCGACCACTGCAACTGATGCCCCACACCCATCGGTTGTCTGCTTAGCCCTTCGCGCGACGACAAAGCAGCTAGCGCAATCCCAGAGGCGGGGTATCGTCGATCGAAAAGAGATTGCGGCCCGTGGCCCAGTTGACGAACATCGTATCCCTGCTTCCGGCGGTTCGTTTGCGACCAAAGTCGCCATCGCCTAGCCTTGATGAGCACATTGGCAAGGAGAAATTCGCCCTTGGGAGCGATCCGGCCACTGGCCGACCAGACCGTGCGCTTGCTCGCCGCGGGAGAAGTAATCGATTCGCCCGCAGCCGTGGTGCGCGAACTGGTGGACAACAGCCTGGATGCCGGGGCGGATCGCATCCGGGTGAGCTTCTGGCCTGAATCGTGGCGGGTTCAAGTCCAGGACAACGGCCTGGGCTTCGAGGCGGAGGAATTGCCGTTGGCGGCCCGCTCCCATGCCACCAGCAAACTGGGCGCCATCGAAGATCTCTGGCGGTTGCGCACCCTGGGCTTTCGCGGCGAGGGGCTGCACAGCATCGCCGTGGTGGCGCGGCTGGAAATTCTCTCCTGCACACCTACTGCCCGCACCGCCACCCGCGCCCGCTACGACCACGAGGGCGAACTGGTCGAAGCACAGCCGGCCGGTGCCGCCCCTGGAACGGTGGTGACGGTTAGCGAACTATTCGAGTTGCAACCGGTGCGCCGCCGCTTTCTGGCGGACGCCAAAGCCCAGGTGCGCGCTGTCACTCAGCTGGTGCACCGCTACGCCCTTGCCTATCCGGGGCATCTATTCGAACTGGCGGTGGACGGCAAATTGCAGTTGCAACTGTGGCCCGCCCCCGGCCTCAAGCAGCGCGTGCTCCAACTATTGAATTCCCACGACGAGCACGACCTGCGCGAGGTACACCTGGAGCGCGACGGCCGCCGCGTTCGCCTGGCGCTCGGTTTACCTGATCGCTGCTCGCGCGCGCGCGCCGATTGGCTGCAGATCTATATCAACGGTCGCTTCGTGCGCCACGGCGAACTGGAGCAGGCGGTGCGCGCCGGATTCGAGCGCACGCTGCGTCCCGGCCGCCAGCCGGTGTGTATTGTGCAACTGACCCTTCCCCCGGACGAGGTGGACTGGAACCGCCACCCGGCCAAGCTCGAAGTGCAACTGGCCGGGACCGCTCCTGCCTGTGAACTGGTGGTAGCGGCCATCGGCGAGGGGCTGCGCCACTTTGCCCCGAAGCCCGCCGCCGCGCTGTTGCGTCTGGCGGAGGCGCACCTACCCTACGCAGCAGAAAGCGCAGGCGGCGAGTTGTTGCTCAAAGCCCTCGCCCAACTGCACCAGACCTATATCCTGGCCGAGTATCCCGGCGGTGTTTGTCTGGTCGAACAGCACGTCGCCCACGAGCGGGTACTGTTCGAGCAACTGGAATCCGATTGGCAGGTGGTGCCTGTGGCGCCGCCTGTGGCGCTGGAATTGTCGGCGCGTCAGGCGCATAATCTTGCGGAGCACGGTATGGAGATCGAGGCGTTCGGTGAGCGC
Protein-coding sequences here:
- a CDS encoding TonB-dependent receptor, which gives rise to MHKHEQQWRPLSLKTGRQVCLGALLIAAAGVPVQAVPAGQVAGLPPQAVARSAPALTVQSARELLDMAAGQAADLKTQPPLWNWTQPVVSQAAPTPAAPAAGEPATAQGETPADDENFLDEVSVTATRRAVRQRDVTATVYSVKKEDFKAVGSTTVTDSLVLVPGFQAAPSLGGVRGIGETYLRGFNDQRFQALRDGLSLTRSSNGRSDIFGYQGEDLERIEVLTGGATLRYGSGSVGGVINLITETPKGPPKLTLQYETGSYGFNRYVAKYGGGDDVFSFNLTYAGVTSQNDYPFRYTLPNTAQFYGPTNNPNAALPTTSIPADPSIGRPEPIDFNLFSANSYPNAGTNGPNSFNLNGAGTNDPVNSGPIDLYGFLKPEVGPPVQISGRLTPNEAGAASDSYSAKLVFKPDPVNRITARLNQQNRKYISSGPGLFSDAVCAGNASAALNPVFAGQRIQPLDSQGNPLPCDPQRYIVLTPSSWIASGQRVFPYSSSLSGIPFTPGNAYGIERAASVSAGGLTQTNTAQTEVAVLWDHEVNPTTSINSYAYYYRLTGNSWVPRPYYYDSNLQIALGPRRIPGTPGGFTAGATSQPYFQSDKIEVQTSLTTKLSPGQDLSFGLNFTEDRSYQQQVGAIPFFDQAIARYSAFLIDDISFSDQLKVNAGLRYTSNSAFGELLTPAAGIRFTPDRTVSLRANWSYVFNAPNLSAINVAGAGSLGNPNLRPETGVTYDVGLDFTPANNLGVRFTYFSTYLDGVFGTLQVLNDGSFGQDPQRFPILTQTVNLDGQLATGIEMTGDWGISDQVRLRVSWTNTDARPFGSVDSINSTQFPYFYQYQVPDIPFNNVIFNLLYRNQGMLASLVGRYDGGKRRINSLDFVPAWFTLDLNTEFPITPQVILTGSVFNIFDTQYEYQDGAPAPGTTFRVGARFEIGG
- a CDS encoding FG-GAP-like repeat-containing protein; its protein translation is MANHSVTQRYGGIVRRLISATLCLQALLGAAVPAVAAPTGEIKIGENAKRQIEALMREKARRTPTQRKIDSQLLYALKQQRGESFAQGVGPLRLDIERDSAQRALVDVKAQISPALLAKIESLGGSVRKSVPRYRAVRAWVPLARLEELAALSEVTFIRRAAKAQLNKGNPRSPQDSLSLARRIERVKQLLPEQIRLAAQNLPEDAPVLNVGSVTSEGDKAHTADTARSTFGVNGTGIKIGVLSDSYNCQGAAAADIASGDLPAAGVTVLQEDPGCSSGSDEGRAMLQIVHDLAPGAQLYFATAFESAEGFAENIIALKNAGCTVIVDDVEYLNESPFQDAPIAQAVNEVTAAGVAYFSSAGNSGNLTSGTSSVWEGNFVDSGFVLLLDGVESGIVHSFNGSTVNQQIASSAETAFLFWSDPLGASANDYNLYILDPSGQFVEAFSDDEQTGTQDPIEAADVFPGELLVVALEDGEPRYLHLNVGRGLLAIGTTGRTKGHSAAVKAFSVAAVPVATASGGAFTGGAANPVEDFSSDGPRRVFYNADGSAITPGNVLATGGAVRQKPDIAAADGVVTTLPPNSGLNPFFGTSAAAPHAAAIAALLKSLRPTITLDQVRSVLTTTTLDNMAAGVDRDSGFGIVMALRALQAPVAGGLVRGDFSGDGKADILWRNGATGANTVWRMNGTTFSSSVALTSVGDRNWTIGGASDFTADGKTDIVWRNGATGQNTVWIMNGTALSSTVTISPVSDPNWQIVGTGDFSGDGKPDILWRNKATGANSVWIMNGTAFSSSVAISSVGDLNWEIAAAADFSGDGKPDILWRNKASGANSVWIMNGTAFSSSVALSSVGDLNWQIGGAADFSGDGKPDILWRNKASGANSVWIMNGTAFSSSVVLTPVADLNWRIAGPR
- the recG gene encoding ATP-dependent DNA helicase RecG; the encoded protein is MSHTEAFAELLQRLHRALAAEADRGFVNLKGSRQYFAEFLNETLATVPDGLEDKDTARRWQELGVRYARYNDLENAARAHLVAETRRFLHRIRRSLEAPAPERSNGRPTPPPQAAILEQPVTKLAGIGPKLAAQLEKLGLATVGQVLRYYPRDYLDYSNRTTIKVCQPGEMVTVLGQVRRCRCFTSPRNHKLSIFTLTLGDGTGQMQLSQFFAGTRFTHRGWQEAQMKQYPRGATVAASGLVKRSTTGLTLQEPQLEVLDEGEDLQNLTKIVPVYPLAEGVGAGVVRRAVKAALPFATAFADPLPAAVRTSLGLLDLPGAIRAVHYPESAEHKLQARRRLVFDEFFFLQLGLLQRRHRQKRQSAGIAFRTRGELIEQFYQLLPFAFTGAQKRVVEEVLADLESPEPMNRLIQGDVGSGKTVVAVVAMLTALQSGYQTALMAPTEVLAEQHYQKLVHWLSQLHLPVELVTGSVRAARRRDVLRQLATGELNVVVGTHALIQDGVQFANLGLVVIDEQHRFGVGQRARLQNKGRNPDLLTMTATPIPRTLALTLHGDLDVSQIDELPPGRKPVRTTVVTPSERTQVNELIRRQILEGRQVYIVLPLIEESEKVDLRSAIEEHERLKEKIFAEFRLGLLHGRLKSEEKEAVIGAFRRHELDLLVSTTVVEVGVDVPNATVMLIEHAERFGLAQLHQLRGRVGRGANQSFCLLMSATRTESALQRLRVLEQSNDGFLIAEMDLRLRGPGEVMGTRQSGLPDMVLSSLVEDQDSLELARREAQSLIERDPELTAHPLLRAELAGRLDRLMDGAILN
- a CDS encoding antibiotic biosynthesis monooxygenase family protein; the protein is MSRRIYRVDKFVVPDAARDEFLAQVRNTHELLKAQPGFIQDFVLEQSAGPGEFNFVTIVEWESAEAIERARAAVVAMHERMRLNPQEMLARLGIKADLANYKRIAA
- the mutL gene encoding DNA mismatch repair endonuclease MutL translates to MGAIRPLADQTVRLLAAGEVIDSPAAVVRELVDNSLDAGADRIRVSFWPESWRVQVQDNGLGFEAEELPLAARSHATSKLGAIEDLWRLRTLGFRGEGLHSIAVVARLEILSCTPTARTATRARYDHEGELVEAQPAGAAPGTVVTVSELFELQPVRRRFLADAKAQVRAVTQLVHRYALAYPGHLFELAVDGKLQLQLWPAPGLKQRVLQLLNSHDEHDLREVHLERDGRRVRLALGLPDRCSRARADWLQIYINGRFVRHGELEQAVRAGFERTLRPGRQPVCIVQLTLPPDEVDWNRHPAKLEVQLAGTAPACELVVAAIGEGLRHFAPKPAAALLRLAEAHLPYAAESAGGELLLKALAQLHQTYILAEYPGGVCLVEQHVAHERVLFEQLESDWQVVPVAPPVALELSARQAHNLAEHGMEIEAFGERSWLVRSAPAALIGREDCVEGLLELAEQEDAAQMRAALACRTAVRNGTSLLPVQMQQLLDRWQRTANPHTCPHGRPIYMPLTDGELARFFRRRWHICGS